In Juglans microcarpa x Juglans regia isolate MS1-56 chromosome 7D, Jm3101_v1.0, whole genome shotgun sequence, the following are encoded in one genomic region:
- the LOC121238648 gene encoding calcium-dependent protein kinase 1-like encodes MGNTCVGPSISKNGFFQSVSAAMWRTRMPDDSVSPHTNGETANEAMHQPESPLPVQNKPPEQITIPNSEPVQPAKAKKNPPMKRVASAGLRAEVLKTKTGNIKEFFSLGKKLGQGQFGTTFLCVEKATGEEYACKSIAKRKLITDEDVEDVRREIQIMHHLKGHPNVISIKGAYEDAVAVHVVMELCAGGELFDRIIKRGHYTERKAAELTRTIVGVLEACHSLGVMHRDLKPENFLFINSKEESLLKTIDFGLSIFFKPGERFSDVVGSPYYVAPEVLRKHYGPEADVWSAGVILYILLCGVPPFWAEAEQEIFEQVLHGDLDFSSDPWPSISNSAKDLVTKMLVRDPRRRLTAHEVLCHPWVQVDGVAPDKPLDSAVLSRLKQFSAMNKLKKMALRVIAENLSEEEIAGLKEMFKMIDTDDSGQISFEELKAGLKRFGANLKESEIYDLMQAADIDNSGTIDYGEFIAATLHLNKIERQDHLFAAFSYFDKDGSGYITPDELQKAFEEFGIEDVRLEEMIQEVDQDNDGRIDYNEFVAMMQKGNAAGVVGKKGLEHTFSIGLKEALRL; translated from the exons ATGGGGAATACTTGTGTCGGACCTAGCATTTCTAAGAATGGTTTCTTCCAATCGGTTTCTGCCGCAATGTGGCGAACCCGGATGCCTGATGATTCGGTTTCTCCTCATACTAATGGAGAAACAGCAAATGAGGCAATGCATCAACCCGAATCGCCTTTGCCGGTCCAAAACAAACCCCCAGAACAAATAACAATTCCAAACTCGGAACCAGTGCAACCTGCAAAAGCCAAGAAGAACCCACCTATGAAGAGGGTGGCTAGTGCAGGTCTTCGTGCTGAGGTGTTGAAGACGAAAACTGGTAATATAAAGGAATTTTTCAGTTTGGGAAAGAAACTAGGACAAGGGCAATTTGGGACAACGTTTCTATGTGTGGAGAAGGCAACAGGGGAAGAATATGCGTGCAAATCTATTGCAAAGAGGAAGTTGATAACAGACGAAGATGTTGAGGATGTGAGAAGGGAAATTCAGATAATGCACCATCTGAAGGGGCATCCAAATGTTATATCTATCAAAGGGGCTTATGAAGATGCAGTGGCTGTTCATGTCGTGATGGAACTATGTGCAGGTGGTGAACTTTTCGATAGGATTATTAAGCGTGGGCATTACACGGAAAGAAAGGCAGCTGAGCTTACTAGAACTATAGTTGGGGTTCTAGAAGCTTGTCATTCACTGGGAGTGATGCATCGTGACCTTAAGCCAGAAAATTTTCTCTTTATCAACAGTAAAGAGGAATCACTTCTCAAAACCATTGACTTTGGGTTATCAATATTCTTTAAACCAG GTGAAAGATTTTCTGATGTGGTTGGAAGCCCATATTATGTTGCTCCGGAAGTTCTGCGGAAGCATTATGGTCCAGAAGCAGATGTTTGGAGTGCTGGAGTGATTCTGTACATTCTATTATGCGGAGTGCCTCCCTTTTGGGCAG AAGCGGAACAAGAGATATTTGAACAGGTCCTGCATGGTGATCTTGATTTCTCATCTGACCCATGGCCCAGTATCTCCAACAGTGCAAAAGATTTAGTGACGAAAATGCTTGTTCGAGATCCTAGAAGGCGGCTCACCGCTCATGAAGTTTTGT GTCATCCCTGGGTTCAAGTTGATGGAGTTGCTCCCGACAAGCCTCTTGATTCTGCAGTTTTAAGTCGCTTGAAGCAATTTTCTGCTATGAACAAGCTCAAGAAAATGGCACTTAGA GTCATTGCAGAGAACTTATCTGAAGAAGAGATAGCTGGCCTAAAAGAAATGTTCAAGATGATTGACACAGACGATAGTGGTCAAATCAGTTTTGAAGAACTGAAGGCTGGTTTGAAAAGATTTGGAGCTAATCTTAAGGAATCTGAAATTTATGATCTGATGCAAGCC GCAGATATAGATAACAGTGGAACCATTGATTATGGGGAGTTCATTGCTGCAACACTGCATCTGAACAAAATCGAGAGACAAGATCATCTATTTGCAGCTTTTTCGTACTTTGACAAGGATGGAAGTGGTTATATTACTCCTGATGAGCTTCAAAAGGCTTTTGaggagtttgggatagaagatGTTCGCCTTGAAGAAATGATCCAAGAAGTTGATCAGGACAAC GATGGACGCATAGATTACAATGAGTTTGTTGCCATGATGCAAAAAGGAAATGCTGCAGGTGTTGTTGGTAAGAAGGGCCTAGAACATACTTTCAGCATCGGGCTTAAAGAAGCTCTAAGACTATAG